From the genome of Parazoarcus communis, one region includes:
- a CDS encoding DMT family transporter yields the protein MLSVRPARLAVLALLLMSLIWGYNWVVMKQVISYVDPFDFSAIRTLLAAAVLFIVVVIARRPLRPVAPRQLLLLGLLQTATFTALIQWALVSGGAGKTAILVYTMPFWLMPLAWWLLGERVRGVQWIATAVAAFGLLLILDPWSMTGSVMGNVLAVGGGLTWALSTVVAKRMRRDHDFDLLSMTAWQMLFGALALCVVALLVPSRPIDPTPYFFGALFFNAVFATGLAWLLWLYVLQKLPAGVAGLSALGIPLIGALAGWIELGERPSTNEFSGMALIVVALALTSLWPLLQARRKA from the coding sequence ATGCTTTCGGTTCGTCCTGCCAGGCTGGCAGTCTTGGCGCTGCTGTTGATGTCGCTGATCTGGGGCTACAACTGGGTGGTGATGAAGCAGGTGATCAGCTACGTCGATCCCTTCGACTTTTCCGCCATTCGCACGCTGCTTGCCGCGGCGGTGCTGTTCATCGTGGTGGTGATTGCGCGCCGGCCGCTGCGTCCGGTGGCGCCGCGCCAGCTGCTCCTGCTCGGCCTGTTGCAGACGGCGACGTTTACGGCGCTGATTCAGTGGGCGCTGGTCAGTGGCGGCGCGGGCAAGACCGCCATCCTCGTCTACACCATGCCGTTCTGGCTGATGCCGCTGGCGTGGTGGCTGCTTGGCGAGCGCGTGCGCGGCGTGCAGTGGATTGCGACTGCGGTGGCGGCCTTCGGGCTGTTGCTCATCCTCGACCCGTGGTCGATGACCGGCAGCGTGATGGGCAATGTGCTGGCGGTGGGCGGCGGTCTGACCTGGGCGCTGTCGACGGTAGTGGCAAAGCGCATGCGGCGCGACCATGACTTCGACCTGCTGTCGATGACCGCGTGGCAGATGCTGTTCGGCGCGCTTGCGCTGTGCGTGGTGGCCTTGCTGGTGCCGTCGCGGCCGATCGACCCGACACCGTATTTCTTCGGCGCGCTGTTCTTCAACGCGGTGTTCGCAACAGGCCTCGCATGGCTGCTGTGGCTGTACGTGCTGCAGAAGCTGCCTGCCGGCGTAGCCGGTCTGTCAGCGCTTGGCATCCCGCTGATCGGCGCGCTTGCGGGCTGGATCGAACTGGGCGAGCGGCCGAGCACGAACGAGTTTTCCGGCATGGCGCTGATCGTGGTGGCGCTGGCGCTGACCAGCCTGTGGCCCTTGCTGCAGGCCAGGCGAAAGGCTTGA
- a CDS encoding ureidoglycolate lyase yields the protein MTTALAVQPLRVEPLSREAFAPFGEVIEASDAVKHFTINAGNTERYHDLANIEPGADGRVIVSIFRGQPRALPFRVEMMERHPLASQAFIPMSGKPYLVVVAPAGEAPTAAQLQVFLARGDQGVNYATGVWHHPLLALGGVCDFLVVDRAGPGQNCDEITLDTVGLIDSAVASS from the coding sequence ATGACCACTGCCCTTGCAGTGCAGCCGCTTCGGGTCGAGCCGCTGAGCCGCGAGGCCTTCGCGCCTTTCGGCGAGGTCATCGAAGCCAGCGATGCGGTAAAGCACTTCACCATCAACGCCGGTAACACTGAGCGTTACCACGATCTGGCGAACATCGAACCCGGCGCAGACGGCCGGGTGATCGTGTCCATTTTCCGCGGCCAGCCACGCGCCCTGCCCTTCCGCGTCGAGATGATGGAGCGCCACCCGCTGGCGAGCCAGGCCTTCATCCCGATGTCGGGCAAGCCCTACCTGGTGGTGGTGGCGCCTGCGGGCGAGGCGCCGACGGCTGCGCAGCTGCAGGTGTTCCTGGCCCGTGGCGACCAGGGCGTGAACTACGCCACCGGCGTCTGGCACCACCCGCTGCTCGCGCTGGGTGGGGTGTGCGACTTCCTCGTGGTCGACCGCGCCGGACCGGGCCAAAACTGCGACGAGATCACGCTCGACACCGTCGGTCTGATCGACAGCGCGGTCGCGTCAAGCTAG
- the alc gene encoding allantoicase has product MASHTPGAPVFAQPADLPEWALRSVDLASTRLGAKALFASDDFFAEVARMLNPEPAQFVPGKFDTNGKWMDGWESRRKRVAGYDWALVRLGVKGVIRGFDVDTSHFTGNYPPAVSIEACVSESDEVEVLKAASWTEILPATPLGPSAHHLLECANDSAWTHLRVNIFPDGGIARLRVYGRPVGGLENAAPDALVDLVAMENGGRAVSWNDASFGSSAAALMLPGPGKNMGDGWETRRRREPGNDWCVLELGAPGTIEKIEVDTAFFKGNFPDRCSVQAAFVSGGTDRSITTESMFWHTLLPEQKLAADSIHTYVEELAKLGTVSHVRFNIFPDGGVSRLRLWGKVAASSARTGS; this is encoded by the coding sequence ATGGCCAGTCACACCCCCGGCGCCCCCGTCTTTGCCCAGCCCGCCGATCTGCCCGAATGGGCACTGCGCTCGGTCGATCTCGCCAGCACCCGTCTGGGTGCGAAGGCGCTGTTCGCGTCCGACGACTTCTTTGCCGAAGTCGCCCGCATGCTCAATCCGGAGCCGGCGCAGTTCGTGCCCGGCAAGTTCGACACCAACGGCAAGTGGATGGATGGCTGGGAGTCGCGCCGCAAGCGCGTCGCAGGCTACGACTGGGCGCTGGTCAGGCTCGGCGTGAAGGGCGTGATCCGCGGCTTCGACGTCGATACCAGCCACTTCACCGGCAACTATCCGCCGGCGGTCTCGATCGAGGCCTGCGTGTCCGAGTCCGACGAGGTCGAGGTGCTCAAGGCGGCAAGCTGGACTGAGATCCTGCCGGCGACGCCGCTCGGCCCGAGCGCACACCATCTGCTGGAATGCGCGAACGACTCCGCGTGGACGCATCTGCGCGTCAACATCTTTCCCGATGGCGGCATTGCCCGTCTGCGTGTGTATGGGCGTCCCGTGGGCGGACTGGAGAATGCCGCACCGGATGCGCTGGTCGATCTGGTGGCGATGGAGAACGGCGGTCGTGCAGTGTCGTGGAACGACGCGAGCTTTGGTTCGTCGGCTGCGGCGCTGATGCTGCCCGGCCCCGGCAAGAACATGGGCGACGGCTGGGAGACCCGCCGCCGCCGTGAGCCCGGCAACGACTGGTGCGTGCTTGAGTTGGGCGCGCCCGGCACGATCGAGAAGATCGAGGTCGACACCGCCTTCTTCAAGGGCAACTTCCCCGACCGCTGCTCGGTACAGGCTGCATTCGTCAGTGGCGGCACCGATCGCTCGATCACCACCGAGAGCATGTTCTGGCACACCCTGCTGCCCGAGCAGAAGCTGGCGGCGGATTCGATCCACACCTATGTCGAGGAGCTGGCGAAGCTCGGCACGGTGAGCCACGTGCGCTTCAACATCTTTCCCGACGGTGGCGTGTCGCGTCTGCGTCTGTGGGGCAAGGTCGCCGCGAGCTCGGCGCGGACTGGTTCATGA